The proteins below are encoded in one region of Hordeum vulgare subsp. vulgare chromosome 3H, MorexV3_pseudomolecules_assembly, whole genome shotgun sequence:
- the LOC123445137 gene encoding stearoyl-[acyl-carrier-protein] 9-desaturase 1, chloroplastic-like — protein MQAQSILRVPGHPAAALPLPRRQCRRVSAVAAAPSVQRGVTHSMPPEKAEVFQSLRGWAGSSLLPLLRPVEDIWQPADFLPDSSSEMFEHEVAELRARAAALPDEYFVVLVGDMVTEEALPTYQTMINTLDGVRDETGASACPWAVWTRAWTAEENRHGDVLNKYMYLSGRVDMRMVEKTVQYLIGSGMDPRTENNPYLGFVYTSFQERATAVSHGNTARLAKAHGDDVLARACGTIAADEKRHETAYSRIVEQLLRLDPDGAMLAIADMMRKRITMPAHLMHDGSDMDLFEHFASVAQRLGVYTAQDYTDIVEFLVKRWKLETLEGGLSGEGRRARDFVCGLAPRMRRAAERAADRARKDEPRKVKFSWIFDREVVV, from the exons ATGCAGGCCCAGAGCATCCTCCGCGTCCCCGGCCACCCGGCGGCGGCGCTGCCCCTCCCGCGCCGGCAATGCCGCCGCGTGTCCGCCGTGGCGGCGGCGCCGTCGGTGCAGCGCGGCGTGACGCACTCGATGCCGCCGGAGAAGGCGGAGGTGTTCCAGTCGCTGCGGGGCTGGGCGGGGTCgtcgctgctgccgctgctcaggCCCGTGGAGGACATCTGGCAGCCGGCGGACTTCCTGCCGGACTCCTCGTCCGAGATGTTCGAGCACGAGGTGGCCGAGCTGCGGGCCCGCGCGGCGGCGCTGCCCGACGAGTACTTCGTGGTGCTGGTCGGGGACATGGTCACCGAGGAGGCGCTGCCCACGTACCAGACCATGATCAACACCCTCGACGGCGTCCGGGACGAGACCGGCGCCAGCGCCTGCCCCTGGGCCGTCTGGACCCGCGCCTGGACCGCCGAGGAGAACCGCCACGGCGACGTCCTCAACAAGTACATGTACCTCTCCGGCCGCGTCGACATGCGCATGGTCGAGAAGACCGTCCAGTACCTCATCGGCTCCGGCATG GACCCGAGGACGGAGAACAACCCGTACCTGGGCTTCGTGTACACGAGCTTCCAGGAGCGCGCCACGGCCGTCTCCCACGGCAACACCGCGCGGCTCGCCAAGGCGCACGGCGACGACGTGCTGGCGCGCGCCTGCGGCACCATCGCCGCCGACGAGAAGCGCCACGAGACGGCCTACAGCCGCATCGTGGAGCAGCTGCTGCGGCTTGACCCGGACGGCGCCATGCTCGCCATCGCCGACATGATGCGCAAGCGGATCACCATGCCCGCGCACCTCATGCACGACGGCAGCGACATGGACCTGTTCGAGCATTTCGCCTCCGTGGCCCAGCGCCTCGGCGTGTACACCGCGCAGGActacaccgacatcgtcgagttcCTCGTCAAGCGGTGGAAGCTGGAGACGCTGGAGGGCGGGCTCTCCGGCGAGGGGCGGAGGGCCCGGGACTTCGTCTGCGGGCTCGCGCCGAGGATGCGCCGCGCCGCGGAGAGGGCGGCCGACAGGGCCAGGAAGGATGAGCCCAGGAAGGTCAAGTTCAGCTGGATCTTTGATAGGGAAGTAGTTGTCTGA